A stretch of Candidatus Baltobacteraceae bacterium DNA encodes these proteins:
- a CDS encoding serine hydrolase domain-containing protein, which yields MKRFATGLLAAFMLLCAVPLQAAKAKAPAGPAHGAPALTAKDLGTFYAGLMPYALHRADIAGAVLVVVKDGKVLFAHGYGYANVAKQSPVIPDRTLFRPGSISKLFTWTSVMQLVQAGKIDLDTDVNEYIDFTIPPYDGKPVTMRELMTHSAGFEDTGRDLFVKHANQLYPLGEYLKKVLPARIFAPGTTIAYSNYGATLAGYIVQRISGEPFDQYVTRHILAPLRMDHSSFAQPLPARLAALMATGYGQASGKPIPFEYVEAAPAGALSSTGTDMAHFMLAYLNGGTYDGYQLLEPATIKEMWTLALAPAPGMNGFDLGFYQENRNGLQIVGHAGDTEAFHSDLHLLRQKHIGVFMSFNSAGHAGAAENVRVSIFRAFLDRYFPYAPPAEKTVADPQPDAARVAGWYITSRREQTALRLLYALGQVQVTKNPDGTIEVSMLKDIAGDPLHWREVGPLYYRQIDGQAHLKFTADAGGRILSWTTDDFIPVFIFQRVNGLTALGTLKPMLTVFIAVLVISLSIRLGGWIARRRLGLQLALTKNEQRIHLAARIGAIVFLAIPALWIEAFSLQEAITSSAVVNVMLVLYTIGVIGILGGLAMIAESALRVAHGPGGWLVRFGEIVVGIAALYGIWFIFAFGLANFATNF from the coding sequence ACGGCGAAGGATCTCGGGACGTTCTACGCGGGACTGATGCCCTACGCGCTGCATCGCGCGGACATTGCGGGCGCGGTGCTGGTCGTCGTCAAAGACGGAAAGGTTCTCTTCGCGCACGGTTACGGCTACGCGAACGTGGCCAAGCAGTCGCCGGTCATTCCGGATCGGACGCTCTTCCGGCCCGGATCGATTTCGAAATTGTTCACCTGGACGTCGGTGATGCAGCTCGTGCAGGCGGGCAAGATCGATCTCGATACGGACGTGAACGAGTATATCGATTTCACGATTCCTCCCTACGACGGCAAGCCGGTGACGATGCGCGAGCTGATGACGCATTCCGCCGGCTTCGAAGACACGGGACGCGATCTCTTCGTCAAGCACGCAAATCAACTCTATCCGCTCGGCGAGTACCTCAAAAAAGTGCTTCCCGCTCGGATTTTCGCGCCCGGAACGACGATTGCGTATTCGAACTACGGCGCAACGCTGGCCGGGTATATCGTGCAGCGCATTTCCGGGGAACCGTTCGACCAATACGTTACGCGCCACATTCTCGCGCCGCTACGCATGGATCACTCCTCCTTTGCGCAACCGCTCCCGGCAAGGCTCGCCGCGCTGATGGCCACCGGCTACGGTCAAGCATCCGGAAAACCGATTCCGTTCGAATACGTCGAAGCCGCGCCGGCCGGTGCGCTCTCCTCCACCGGAACCGACATGGCGCACTTCATGCTCGCGTATCTGAACGGCGGTACCTACGACGGGTACCAGCTGCTCGAGCCCGCGACCATCAAGGAGATGTGGACCCTTGCGCTCGCACCTGCCCCGGGAATGAACGGTTTTGACCTCGGCTTCTATCAAGAGAATCGCAACGGTTTGCAGATCGTCGGGCATGCGGGCGACACCGAGGCCTTCCATAGCGATCTGCATCTCCTCCGGCAAAAGCACATCGGCGTTTTCATGTCGTTCAACAGCGCCGGGCACGCGGGCGCAGCGGAAAACGTTCGGGTAAGCATCTTCCGCGCGTTTCTCGATCGCTATTTCCCCTATGCTCCGCCGGCGGAAAAAACCGTGGCCGATCCGCAGCCTGACGCCGCGCGCGTAGCCGGCTGGTATATCACGAGCCGGCGGGAACAGACCGCACTTCGCCTCCTCTACGCCTTGGGACAAGTGCAGGTTACCAAAAATCCCGACGGCACGATCGAAGTCAGCATGCTCAAGGATATCGCCGGGGATCCGCTGCACTGGCGGGAGGTCGGGCCGCTCTACTATCGCCAGATCGACGGACAAGCCCACCTGAAGTTCACCGCGGATGCGGGCGGGCGTATCCTCTCCTGGACGACCGACGACTTCATCCCCGTTTTCATCTTCCAGCGAGTCAACGGCCTCACCGCACTCGGAACGTTGAAACCGATGCTGACCGTATTCATCGCCGTGCTCGTGATCTCGCTCTCGATCCGCCTCGGCGGCTGGATCGCGCGGCGCCGGCTTGGTCTACAGTTGGCTTTGACGAAGAACGAGCAGCGGATTCATCTTGCGGCTCGTATCGGTGCGATCGTGTTCTTGGCGATACCTGCCCTGTGGATCGAGGCCTTCTCACTTCAAGAAGCGATCACGTCATCGGCGGTCGTCAACGTCATGTTGGTCCTCTACACGATCGGGGTCATCGGCATTCTCGGCGGGCTCGCAATGATCGCCGAGAGCGCCTTGCGCGTCGCTCACGGGCCCGGCGGCTGGCTCGTGCGGTTTGGAGAGATCGTCGTCGGCATCGCCGCACTCTACGGAATCTGGTTCATCTTCGCGTTCGGGCTCGCCAATTTCGCGACAAATTTCTAG